In Vibrio quintilis, the DNA window GTAGAATGTGCGCCGGTCGTAATTGATTGCATACTCATTTCGTGTGTATGAGCCATGTTGTGTTTATATGTCGGTCTTGTGTGAGGGACTTATGATATTCAGGCAAACACTCAGATTCGTCGATGATGATTACTCATTGGTGACTAAAGCTTTTGATTTTATTATCATTAACCTGCTGCTGGCAGGCTTGATTCATAGTATGGGGGAGCATGAAACGCTGACAGATATTTCTGCCGGAATTTTACTCAGTTCATTATTTATTCTGGCAGGAGAACTGACCCGGTTATATTCGCAGCGTTTTAAGCGACAGTTAAAGAAATCTTGTTGGTGTTTTTTTCTGACGGCTTTTATTTCTTATGCCGTTATTGCGGTGATGATTTGGATTTCAGATGATTTTGGCAAGATGAGTCAGTCTGACAGCCATCAGCATCATTTAAACTTTCAGGTGTACCATCTGTGGTTCTTTTCTGCACTGATTTTAATGTTGACTGCCCGTCTTGGCGGGTTGTTTCTCGGCCGGGCATTTAAAGCCAGAAAGCGGGTTGCGATTGTTGGCCTGACGAAGGCCGGTATTGCAACAAAGAACGCGTTACTTGAAGAATTTGGTGCACAGGAAATTGATATCAAATTCTATGATGAGCGTGAGTCTCTGAGCGGCTTACGGAGCAACTTTTATGGCGGCTCACTGACGGAACTGGTTGCAAAGGCAAAAGAAGAGCAGATCGATCATGTGTACATCGCTTTGCCGATGATCGCCAGAGACAGAATCAAATACTGTCTGGATCAATTGTCAGATACGATGGTTGACACATCCATGGTGCCGGATCTGGAGAGTTATCATCTGGCCGTTTCCCGGGTGAATACTGTCCGGAATGTGCAGATTTTCAGTGTATTTTCAACGCCCTTCAATGGTTTTAAAGCACTGGTGAAGCGTCTGGAAGATCTGTTTATTGCGAGCCTGATTATTTTGATGATTTTACCGGTACTGATTGTCATTGCTGTTGGTGTCAAACTGAGTTCTCCCGGCCCGGTTTTGTTTAAGCAGGATCGTTATGGTCTGGGTGGTAAGAAAATCAAGGTGTGGAAGTTTCGTTCAATGCGGGTGATGGAGAATGAAAGCCATGTCCGGCAGGCGACCAAACATGATCCGCGGGTGACAAAATTCGGCGCTTTTATCCGGCGGACTTCTCTGGATGAATTACCTCAGTTTATTAATGTACTTCAGGGATCGATGTCGATTGTCGGCCCCCGGCCACATGCAGTGGCACATAATGAACAGTACCGGGTCATCATCGAGAACTACATGATTCGCCATAAAGTGAAACCCGGCATCACCGGATGGGCTCAGGTGAATGGTTATCGCGGGGAGACGGAAACCGTCGACAAAATGGAAAAGCGTGTGCAGTACGATATTCAGTACATGCAGAACTGGTCACTATGGTTTGATTTGAAAATCATCTTCAAGACAGTCTTTGTCGGGTTTGTCAGTGAAGCGGCTTACTGACTTTACCGGATTAATCATGATGATTTCCTGTTCTGCCTCTGCGGCGCTGACCCCAAAATTACACACATTGCCTGGCGGGATGGATGTCCGGAGCCGGCTCGATGTCAGGTATGGTGAGAATACTAATGTGACCCGCCAGAACGGCCGTGCCGCGAGCAGGGCAGCGCGGCGCTCCGGCTTTTGGGCTGTTCAGCCCGGATTTGAAATTTCCGGGCAACATGCACAGGGGGTTTATCATCTGAAGTATGCTGGTCAGTACCGGCATTTTCAGCACAGCCCGGCAGATGATTATGCGGATCATCTTTATACCTTCAGCGGGAAATGGCTGCCTGAATCGCACCATGCATTGCAGTGGGAATTCAGCAGGATGAGTGGCCATGAGGCCAGGGGGCAGGGTGTCACTGAGGGGCTCAGCGATGAGCAGTTTCAACGCTATGGGATTGATCAAACACTGAAAACATCATTACATGATGCGGAACTGGCTTATGACTATGGATTACCGGAAGGCACATACGGGCTCAGGGCTTCAGTGAACCGGAAAACATTTTCGTTTCCACAGACCGGACATATTGAAAGTAATTTCCGGACCTATGTGCATGATCAGGCATGGAAAGAGCGCGCCTTTGCGGTCGCTCTGACGCAGCGGTTTTCATCAGACCATCAAATCCGCTACGGTTTGATGTCAACGAAGCGACACTATCATACGAACGGTATCAAAAACTTTGATAAGTATTTCCTCCGGGTTGGCTTCCAGACGCAATATTCGGCAATCACCCGGTTTCAGGGGAATTTTTCCTGGCTGCATCAGGTGTTTCCGGATAATGCTCAGGCGAAAAGTTTTGAAGGACCAGACTGGGATTTGAGTGCACAGTGGCAACCACTCAGGCACTCATTGTGGGTGTTACGTGGCTGGCAAAAAGTCACTGACCCGACGGAAAACGGCGGATATATCCTCGATTCCGGTGTCGGTGTTTCCTGGCAGCATCACTGGTGGACTGACCGCTTTTCAACCCGGTTCAAATGGTCCTATCAATCAAAGAGTTATCATATGTCCAGCCATGACCGTCATGATGATCTGCGATCGGCGGAAGTGGTGATTGGTTATGATTTCCGGCCATCGGTTCGTTTTGAACTGAGTTATCAGCAACGTAAAAAGACTTCAAATCAGTTGCGGGACATATTTTTTATTGGTTCCGAACGCGAAGCCGTAGTCCGGATGCCTGGTTACGACCAGCATCAGATGCAGCTGACAATCAAGGTACAAATTTAATGAGAGTATTGGTGTTATCTATCCTGAGTTTGTGGTTGTTGGCGGCCTCTTTGGCGACAAGTGCAGCGTGTACAGACACAACCGGCCGGTCAGACAGGGAAAGTACGGCGCCCTATCATCTTGGTCCCGGTGACCAAATCCGGATTATGGTTTATGGGGAACCCGGTTTATCAATGACATTCATGGTCAACCAGCGGGGTTCCGTGAACTATCCATTTATCGGCCAGGTTCAGCTGGCGGGGAAAAGCCTGTCTGAGATTGAGGCGACGATAGCGCGGCGCCTGAAAGGTGATTATCTGCGTGAACCGATGGTAAGCGTTACCATGGAACACTTTCGCCGGTTTTATATTACCGGCGAAATTGAAGCACCAAACGGTTATGAGTATCTGCCGGGTTTAACTATAGAACAGGCGATTGCGCTGGCCGGAGGCCTGACTGACCGGGCTGATGACGACGATATTCAGATTCGTCATTCTGGCCGGGAACTGCAAAAAGATGTGCCTGTGACCTGTCCGGTTCATCCGGGCGATACCATTATCATCGGCAAGAGCTTTTTCTGACATGGCCGTTTCTCTGATTGAACAAAGTGCGGGTGTTGAGAGCCGGATTGATTTTGCGCCATTTCTGCGTGCGTTCCGGAAACATGTGTTGAAGATCGGATTAATTACACTGGTCCTGACCGGCATTCCGTTACCATTTATCGCTAAAATGACGACCAAATATCTGGCGACGGCCACAGTGCTGATTAAAGCCCAGGCTGATAACGCTGTGCCGGTTGATCAGGTTGATAATTTTGATTCGACCCGGGCACCGTATTACGAGACACAATATAACCTGATGCAATCCAGGGTTGTGCTGGAACGAGCGGTGAAAGACATGCATCTGGATGATAATCCACGTTTTAACGGCGCGGATCACAATGATAAGGCCCGGTTAAAGTTAGCTGAACAGACAACTTTAACTGAACAGGCGCGGATTAATCATGCTGTTCAAACATTAAGCCGTGGCCTGACGTTTACGATAGTTCGTCAGACACAGCTGATTTATATCTCGTACAAATCGACCTCGGCTGCTGAATCCGCCCGGATTGCTAACGGGGTGGCAAAGGCATTTATCCACTATTCGGTTGATCAGAAAATCCATAAGACAGCGCAGGCACAGGCGTGGAATACGCAGCAGATGCAGAAGCTGAAAAAACAACTGAGTGACAGGAAACAGCAAATGGCTCAGTTTCTTGATGAAAAAGACTTGCTGATGTTTCACGGCATTGATGGTTTTGAAACTGAAAAAATGGAAATCACCAACAGTAAACTTGCGGATGCCAAAGAACGCAGGCTGGCAGCGCAGGCAGCTTATGAAACCATGCTGAATACAGATCGCTCTTCTGCGGATACGTTTGCGTCATTACCTGAAATTGCTGATCATGCCCAGTTAAAGGACTTACGGATCGCGCTGACTCAGGCCCGGAGAAAGCTATATGAATTGCAACGGCTTTATGGTCCGAAGCATCAAAAAGTACTGGCAGCCGGCGCAGAAATAAAGGCAATTGAGGCACAATCAGAGGTGCTGTTTGCGGAGCTGAAAGAAAGAATTACGAAAAAATATCAGGAAGCGCGGATTAAAGAGCAACGGTATCAGGTTTTATTGCACGAACAGACCCGTCAGGTGAAGGCTTTGGTAGCAAAGCGGGATCAGTACAATGAGCTGTTGACTGAGATAGAAAAAACGGAAGATTTATATAAGTCCTTACTGAAACGCAGCAAAGAGCAGAGGCTGGCTGCACAATACCGGGAGCCAAATGCGATTCTTTATGATCCGGCGATGATTCCGGACAAGCCACAAAAACAGAATAAGAAGCTGTTGATTGTCATGACTTTCCTGCTGGCGCTGGTGCTGAATGTGCTGGTGATTGTGGTGATGACAGCAATGAATCGCCGGATTGCCGGGATGCATCAGTTGAGAGCCCGGCTTGGTCTGGTGGCTGTCGGGGATATTCCGCTGTTTAACACACCGGATAACTGGGTGGATGCCGTCAGTCGTCATCCGCAGGCCGCAGAAATTATTCACGGGATTCAGACCGCGATTGATTTTTGTCAGAAAGATATCAAAGTGATGGGCGTTGCGTCCTGTTTTCCACAGGAAGGTGCGTCTTCCTTCTTTCGTCTGATGGCGCGTTCTGTTGCCAGAAAAAAGCGAACGTTAATGTTGGACCTTGATTACCGGCATCCGGATTCTCTGACAGAGGCGGGAACGCAGGCCGAAAATTCCGGGGGATTTACGGCGTTTGTTGCCGGAGCTGCTTTAAGTTCTGTGGTGTCCTCCGTCGATAACAACCTGGATATATTAACCCGTGGAGAGCTGACGGAATCGCCGCTGATATTTTTTGATACATCCGCTTTTACCGGGGCGCTTGAATCTCTGAACCGGAGCTATGAACAATTGGTGATTAACATGCCCGTGATTGAGCAAAGTAAAGACAGCCAGCTTCTGATGCGGGAACTGGATGCGTTGGTGATTGTGGTGAAAGCCAACCAGTATGCAGCTCCTGACCTGAAAAAAGTGCTGGCCAAATTACCGCTCCGAGAAGGCCAGACCGTTGTTGGCGTTGTGAACCAGGTCAAAGATGATGATTTGCAAAGTGAAGAGAGCCGTCAGTTTATGGCCAGCAGTACAATTGTTGATTTAGAAAAAACGGAGCAGAGATGAGTCTGATTAAAAGTATTCTGACCATTGCCAGCTCATCGCTGATGTCCCAGATCATTGGTGCTCTGTCAATCTGGCTGATTTCTCATTGGTATGGCATGGCTGATGTCGGTATTTATGCCCTGACATACAGTATCGTGATCATTGGAGCCCAGCTTTGTACGTTGGCTTCTCATCTGTTATTACCCGGGCAAAAAGCATCATTACTCGGGCAGAATATTGTTTTCTGCCTGTTACAGACCAGCCTGTTATCTTTGGTTTATGCCGGGGTGGCCTCGGTTATTTTTGAACGGTCATTTGGGGTGATTTACATCCTGAATGTTGCGCATGCCTGGATACTGATTTCTGAAAACTTATTACTGCGGGCGGAAAAAATGCGTCATCTCGCTTTTCAGCGTCTGTCTGTTTCTGTGCTGGTTTTTACTGCGGTTTTCGTCACCGGTTCGGCAATGAGTATCTATCCGGTCTGGGCGGGTGGATTAATTATCCTGATTGCTTTCTGGCTGAGTTTTTCGATTGATCCGGCTGACCTGAAACAGGCGGATTGGGGATGGAAAGCAAACTGGCGTTTTGTTTGTGAGAATAAAATACACCTCAGTCATGTCGGCATGGCTGAAGTGTTGGCTATCGCGAATACGAATTTACCCACAATTCTGATTAACTTCTGGTTTTCAGCAGTCACTGCGGGTTATTTTGCGGTTGTCAGCCGGTTTTGCCTGTCGCCGGTGATCATTGCCGGGAATGCAGTCCGGAACTCTGTCTTTTCACGCTGGTCGGCAGATTTTCGTCGTCATTACTTCAATTTTGATGAGTTTGTGAAAGTCCGCCGGTTGCTGTTGGCAATGGCGATTGTTGCAACAACGGGAATCCTGATTTTCTATCCGTTACTGGTTCAGCTGGCATGGTTTCAGCCCTGGGCGGATTCAGTGCCGACTTCCCGTTACATGCTGCCATACCTGTTTCCTGCGCTGGCGGTGTGTCCTTTAACCATGCTTGAACTGGTGTTTGGTTCGAAGCGATATTTCATGCGGATTCAGATCGAACAGATATTCGTTGTGATGGCGGCATTTATCGTGTTGCCGGTTTTTTATCAAAGCTATGCCGCCTCTGTGTTTACGTATGCCTTACTTTCGGCGCTTCGGTATGCCTTTATTTATGTCCGGGTCAATCAACGGGCAACCAGCCTCAGACAAACCGGCGGAGCGGTGTGTGATGGCGCTGAATAATGGCTTATTCTTTCAGCTATACAGCTTAATTACATTGGTGTTTTGTGGCGTCGTCCAGTACTTCACCGGCATCGGTGCTGTGCTGTGGCTGCCGTTTATGCTGGCATTTGTGATGGCAGGGCTGTTACTGATGCAAACCCGGTATGCTGATTTTTCTCTCGATACGCAGGAAGTGATCGTGCTGACGCTGTTCATCGGTTTTTTTGCGATGGCCGTGTTGTCTACCTTTTTACAAAATGGCGCAATGATCACGATTGTCGGACTGAAAAATGAACTGGCATTGAGTCTGGTGATGGGGTGTTTACTGCTTGGCTTCTGTGGCTGCTCTCAGCTTTACCGGATTATCCGCCTGATGCACTGGGTTTTTTATGTGCAGTTTCCGGTCGTTTTGTTTCAGGTACTGGTGATTGTCCCGAAACGTGTTGCTTTCAAAGGAGAATTTGAAAAGTGGGATTCCGTTGTCGGGACATTTGGCGGTGATCCGATGGGCGGGGGAAATACGGCGGCAATGGGATTATTCTGCTTATTTATCATGCTGATCAAATTCTCCGAATATAAACATGGTGTTGCCTCCCGGCTGCAAACCGGATTACACATTGGTGGCGCGTTTATCCTCTGTGTTTTGGGGGAAATAAAGTTTGTGATTCTGCTGTCTCCTTTACTGATGGTGTTTATCTGGTTTGCGCCCGCTTATATGACCGGCATGAAACGCTATGACTGGAAAATCATTCTGATGATTCTGGGAGGAATGGCCGGTTTGCTGATGCTGGCTGTATTCGTCCTCGGGGCTTCTTATGCCTCAGCATTTGGTGCCAATCCAAATAAAAGCGCGCTGGATCTGTTTATCAGTTCCCTTGATTATGTGTTTGACCCTGATTACATCATGCCATCCGGAGAACTGGGCCGGATGACCACCTTTTTTTTCTGGGCCGGACACAGTGATTTATATGGCTGGCCCAGTCAGTGGTTTGGATATGGTCTGAATGCCACCAATCATGGCAGTGCTGTTGCTCCGGGCTTTTTGAATCTCATCTTTAATGTCCTGCTGGATTCAACCTCACTGAGTATGATGTTGTGGGAACTCGGGCTGGCAGGCACACTTTTTTTCATCATTTTGGTGTTTTATTCCATCCGGGTGACGATGCCCCGGCCGGTTTTTGAGCCAGCGCAGCTTACCTGGCAGGACAGGCGCCTGCTTTCATGGCAACCTGCGTTGATTGCTTTTGCGATCGCAGGGCTGCTGAGTCTGCCATACAGCCAGATTCTGATGTTAACACCAATGCTGCAGTTTCTTTTCTATTTTGCCCTTGGGGCAATGTTCATCATTCGTAAATCTGTATTAACCGTGAGTGCTTCTTGTTATGAGTCAAAAGCCTTTTATCAGTGTCATCATTAAAACCTATAACGAACAGTCAGGCATAGCCGGCACGATAAACAGTATCCGGGAACAACTGGATTTCCTGCGTATGCAATATGAAGTGATTGTTGCCGATAGTTTGTCGGATGACAGGACGAGAGAGATTGCACTGTGCCATCAGGCGAAAGTTGTGACCTTAAAAGAGGGGACCGACCGGTGTTGTGGTGTCGGGCATCAGCTCGGTTATTTGTATGCGCAGGGTGAGTTTTTATTACTGATGGATGGCGATATGGAACTTCGGGCGGGTTTTATTGAGCGGGGTCTCCGCTTTTTATTGCAGAATCCGGATTATGCGGGTGTGGCCGGTACGGTGACAATGGATGAAGCCGTGAGCTACGAATTTCAGTCCCGGCAGCAGAGATTACATAAAATCTATCCACTCGGAGATTGCAGCCACCTGGGTGGGGGCGGTTTATATCGCCGTTCCGCGATTGAACACATTGGTTATCTGACTCATTCAGGGCTGCATGCTTATGAAGAAGCAGAGCTGGGGATGCGTTTGAAACACGCGGGATATCGTCTGCGGCGTCTGGATACGCCTTATTTTTTTCATCAGTCATACGATATGCCGACGCTGGCTCTGCTGCGCCATCGCTGGCGGGGTGGTTATACATTTGCTTCGGGTGAGTTGCTGAAAAGTGCGTGGAAAAAACCGTATTTTACGGATGCTGTACTGGCAGTGAAAAATGAAGCGATTTTCAGTTTATATTTATTCGGGCTGTGTGTGTTACTTCTGAGCGTAAATCCGCTGATGATTGGTTGCGGATTGCTCCCTCTGGTGGCTTTCTTTTTGATGAAAGCACTGAAAAACCGTTCAGTAAAAGCGGCGGTATTAAGTGTGATTAACCTGACGGTTTTCTCCGCAGGTTTTATTCGCGGGTTATTTTCAACGCTGAAATCTCCGCAGATCATGCCGGTGCATGAAGTGCTGGAGGCCGCAGCATGAAAGTTTTGATGGTAAACAAATTCTTTTTTATGAAGGGGGGGGCCGAAACCGTATTTTTTCAGGAAAGAGAGATGGCGGCCACCGCCGGGATTCAGGTGCTTGATTTTTCAATGCATCATCAGAGTAATCTTGAATCCCGCTTTAGCGATTTTTTTGTCCGGAATGTTGATTATTACGGTCGTCACGGTCTGATGTCGAAAGTCAAAACAGCAATTCGCTTTATTCATAATCGGGAAGCCTGTCAGAAGCTGGCAGCATTGCTCCGGGCGGAGCAGCCGGATATTGTGCATTTTCATAATATTTATCACCAGCTGACACCTTCCGTAATCAAAGTGGCGAAAGCCCATGGCTGTAAAACCGTGCTGACAGTTCATGATACAAAGATTGCCTGTCCGGCTTATACCATGTACCGCAATGGTCATACCTGTGAAGACTGCCTGCAGAAGAGTGTCTGGCATGCGGTGAAAAACCGGTGTCAGCATGGTTCTATGTTTAAGAGTCTTCTGCTGTCACTTGAAGCTGCGTTTCAGGGATTGGCCGGTAACTACCGGGCGCTGGATATGATTATTTCTCCCAGCGTGTTTCTGGCCGGGATTATCCGCCGGAAATTGCCGGATAACCGGATTGAGGTGATTGTGAATGGGATTGATGAATCAGTCGGTGTCAACCGTTCTCAAAATGGCGGCTATTTTCTTTATTTTGGCCGCCTCAGCCAGGAAAAAGGAGTTGAAACGTTAGCACAGGCCTATCAGTCATCCCTGCGCCAGCTGCCATTAAAAATAGTCGGACATGGCCCGCTATTCGCCGGACTGTCTGAACGATATACCAATATTGAATTACCCGGATTTCAAACGGGAGAGGCACTCGAATCTTTGATCCGCAATGCAACTGCGGTGATTGTGCCTTCGGAGTGTTATGAAAATTGTTCTATGGCAGTGCTGGAAGCGATGGCATACGGAAAGCCGGTGATTGGTGCCCGGATTGGGGGAATTCCCGAGCAGGTCCGGGATGGTGTTGAAGGTCGTTTATTTCCGGCCGGGGATGTCGCTTCTTTGGCACAGGTCATGAACGAGCTCGCGGCAGCACCTGATTTGGTTGATGAATATGGCCGCAATGCCCGGCTCAGGCTGGAGGAAAAATATTCATTGACCCGCCACAGGCTGGCATTGCTTGATTTGTATCAGTCTTTAACGGGAGAGCAAACATGTTAAAAGTGACTGTTCTGGGAACCCGGGGTATTCCCGGTGTTCTGGGGGGGGTGGAAACCCATTGTCAGAATTTATATCCTGAGATTGTCCGGCAGTCAGGCACTGCGGTTACGGTGATCGCCCGTTCACCCTATGTGGATTATCAAATATCAGAGTTTCAGGGTGTTCATTTGCGAACGGTTTCCGCGCCAAAGAAAAAATCGCTGGAAGCGATTATTCACTCGGTATTTGCTGCTATCACGACCCTGACCGATGGTTCGGATATTGTTCACGTTCATGCTATTGGTCCGGGACTGGTTGTACCGCTGCTACGTCTGGCTGGTAAGAAAGTGGTCTTTACCCATCATGGTCCTGACTATGATCGGCAGAAGTGGGGCCGGATGGCAAAAATGGTTTTGAAACTGGGGGAGAAACTGGCAGTAAAATTTGCCAGTGAAGTGATAGTGATTTCTGATGTCATCAATCAGCTCATTCAGGGGAAATATGGCAGAGATAATGCCTATCTCATACCTAATGGGGTTCATTTGCCACAGGCACTCAACAAAGCGACCTGTGATTCCGTTCTTGCACAGTTTGGTTTAACACCACAAGGGTATATTGTTGCGGTCGGCAGGTTTGTTGAGGAAAAAGGATTCCATGATTTAATTCAGGCGTATCAGCTTGCCGGTATATCAAAGCCTCTGGTTTTGGTGGGTGATGCGGACCATCCGACGCCATACAGTGAATCATTAAAGCAAAAAGCCAAAGACACGCAGGGGGTTGTGCTGACCGGATTTCTGAAAGGTGATGCGCTGCAGGCTGTATTTTCACAGGCTGGATTATATGTGATGCCGTCTTATCATGAAGGGTTACCGATTGCGCTGCTGGAAGCGATGTCATTTTCATTACCGGCTGTTGTCAGCGATATTCCGGCAAACCTTGAAGTTGCACTGGAAAGTGATGTTTATTTCCCTGTATCGGATGTGGCTTCTCTGGCAGAGAAACTGAGACTGAAGCAGCACGAAACCCGTTGCAGCTATCATACATATCTGGAGAAGTATGACTGGGCAGCTATTGCCGCCCAAACAATGGCTGTTTATAACAAAATTGCAGGAAATTGAAGATTGACAGAAAGTAAAAGTAAGGTAGCGGACAGATTCTGGCAGATCCTGAATCCGGAAGTGGCTGCTGATCTGGATGAAGAACAACGTGCAGAGATTGAACGTACCGTTGATATTATGTGTTTATCAGGGCGCCATTCTGTTGATGTGCGTAAAACAGTTCCCTGGATAGGCAAGCGTTATTATTTAGTTTTTCTTGCAGGCAGAGATCGTCGGCAACA includes these proteins:
- a CDS encoding undecaprenyl-phosphate glucose phosphotransferase; translated protein: MIFRQTLRFVDDDYSLVTKAFDFIIINLLLAGLIHSMGEHETLTDISAGILLSSLFILAGELTRLYSQRFKRQLKKSCWCFFLTAFISYAVIAVMIWISDDFGKMSQSDSHQHHLNFQVYHLWFFSALILMLTARLGGLFLGRAFKARKRVAIVGLTKAGIATKNALLEEFGAQEIDIKFYDERESLSGLRSNFYGGSLTELVAKAKEEQIDHVYIALPMIARDRIKYCLDQLSDTMVDTSMVPDLESYHLAVSRVNTVRNVQIFSVFSTPFNGFKALVKRLEDLFIASLIILMILPVLIVIAVGVKLSSPGPVLFKQDRYGLGGKKIKVWKFRSMRVMENESHVRQATKHDPRVTKFGAFIRRTSLDELPQFINVLQGSMSIVGPRPHAVAHNEQYRVIIENYMIRHKVKPGITGWAQVNGYRGETETVDKMEKRVQYDIQYMQNWSLWFDLKIIFKTVFVGFVSEAAY
- a CDS encoding polysaccharide biosynthesis/export family protein, with the translated sequence MRVLVLSILSLWLLAASLATSAACTDTTGRSDRESTAPYHLGPGDQIRIMVYGEPGLSMTFMVNQRGSVNYPFIGQVQLAGKSLSEIEATIARRLKGDYLREPMVSVTMEHFRRFYITGEIEAPNGYEYLPGLTIEQAIALAGGLTDRADDDDIQIRHSGRELQKDVPVTCPVHPGDTIIIGKSFF
- a CDS encoding GumC family protein, with amino-acid sequence MAVSLIEQSAGVESRIDFAPFLRAFRKHVLKIGLITLVLTGIPLPFIAKMTTKYLATATVLIKAQADNAVPVDQVDNFDSTRAPYYETQYNLMQSRVVLERAVKDMHLDDNPRFNGADHNDKARLKLAEQTTLTEQARINHAVQTLSRGLTFTIVRQTQLIYISYKSTSAAESARIANGVAKAFIHYSVDQKIHKTAQAQAWNTQQMQKLKKQLSDRKQQMAQFLDEKDLLMFHGIDGFETEKMEITNSKLADAKERRLAAQAAYETMLNTDRSSADTFASLPEIADHAQLKDLRIALTQARRKLYELQRLYGPKHQKVLAAGAEIKAIEAQSEVLFAELKERITKKYQEARIKEQRYQVLLHEQTRQVKALVAKRDQYNELLTEIEKTEDLYKSLLKRSKEQRLAAQYREPNAILYDPAMIPDKPQKQNKKLLIVMTFLLALVLNVLVIVVMTAMNRRIAGMHQLRARLGLVAVGDIPLFNTPDNWVDAVSRHPQAAEIIHGIQTAIDFCQKDIKVMGVASCFPQEGASSFFRLMARSVARKKRTLMLDLDYRHPDSLTEAGTQAENSGGFTAFVAGAALSSVVSSVDNNLDILTRGELTESPLIFFDTSAFTGALESLNRSYEQLVINMPVIEQSKDSQLLMRELDALVIVVKANQYAAPDLKKVLAKLPLREGQTVVGVVNQVKDDDLQSEESRQFMASSTIVDLEKTEQR
- a CDS encoding lipopolysaccharide biosynthesis protein, which gives rise to MSLIKSILTIASSSLMSQIIGALSIWLISHWYGMADVGIYALTYSIVIIGAQLCTLASHLLLPGQKASLLGQNIVFCLLQTSLLSLVYAGVASVIFERSFGVIYILNVAHAWILISENLLLRAEKMRHLAFQRLSVSVLVFTAVFVTGSAMSIYPVWAGGLIILIAFWLSFSIDPADLKQADWGWKANWRFVCENKIHLSHVGMAEVLAIANTNLPTILINFWFSAVTAGYFAVVSRFCLSPVIIAGNAVRNSVFSRWSADFRRHYFNFDEFVKVRRLLLAMAIVATTGILIFYPLLVQLAWFQPWADSVPTSRYMLPYLFPALAVCPLTMLELVFGSKRYFMRIQIEQIFVVMAAFIVLPVFYQSYAASVFTYALLSALRYAFIYVRVNQRATSLRQTGGAVCDGAE
- a CDS encoding capsular biosynthesis protein; this encodes MALNNGLFFQLYSLITLVFCGVVQYFTGIGAVLWLPFMLAFVMAGLLLMQTRYADFSLDTQEVIVLTLFIGFFAMAVLSTFLQNGAMITIVGLKNELALSLVMGCLLLGFCGCSQLYRIIRLMHWVFYVQFPVVLFQVLVIVPKRVAFKGEFEKWDSVVGTFGGDPMGGGNTAAMGLFCLFIMLIKFSEYKHGVASRLQTGLHIGGAFILCVLGEIKFVILLSPLLMVFIWFAPAYMTGMKRYDWKIILMILGGMAGLLMLAVFVLGASYASAFGANPNKSALDLFISSLDYVFDPDYIMPSGELGRMTTFFFWAGHSDLYGWPSQWFGYGLNATNHGSAVAPGFLNLIFNVLLDSTSLSMMLWELGLAGTLFFIILVFYSIRVTMPRPVFEPAQLTWQDRRLLSWQPALIAFAIAGLLSLPYSQILMLTPMLQFLFYFALGAMFIIRKSVLTVSASCYESKAFYQCHH
- a CDS encoding glycosyltransferase translates to MSQKPFISVIIKTYNEQSGIAGTINSIREQLDFLRMQYEVIVADSLSDDRTREIALCHQAKVVTLKEGTDRCCGVGHQLGYLYAQGEFLLLMDGDMELRAGFIERGLRFLLQNPDYAGVAGTVTMDEAVSYEFQSRQQRLHKIYPLGDCSHLGGGGLYRRSAIEHIGYLTHSGLHAYEEAELGMRLKHAGYRLRRLDTPYFFHQSYDMPTLALLRHRWRGGYTFASGELLKSAWKKPYFTDAVLAVKNEAIFSLYLFGLCVLLLSVNPLMIGCGLLPLVAFFLMKALKNRSVKAAVLSVINLTVFSAGFIRGLFSTLKSPQIMPVHEVLEAAA
- a CDS encoding glycosyltransferase family 4 protein → MKVLMVNKFFFMKGGAETVFFQEREMAATAGIQVLDFSMHHQSNLESRFSDFFVRNVDYYGRHGLMSKVKTAIRFIHNREACQKLAALLRAEQPDIVHFHNIYHQLTPSVIKVAKAHGCKTVLTVHDTKIACPAYTMYRNGHTCEDCLQKSVWHAVKNRCQHGSMFKSLLLSLEAAFQGLAGNYRALDMIISPSVFLAGIIRRKLPDNRIEVIVNGIDESVGVNRSQNGGYFLYFGRLSQEKGVETLAQAYQSSLRQLPLKIVGHGPLFAGLSERYTNIELPGFQTGEALESLIRNATAVIVPSECYENCSMAVLEAMAYGKPVIGARIGGIPEQVRDGVEGRLFPAGDVASLAQVMNELAAAPDLVDEYGRNARLRLEEKYSLTRHRLALLDLYQSLTGEQTC
- a CDS encoding glycosyltransferase family 4 protein, translated to MLKVTVLGTRGIPGVLGGVETHCQNLYPEIVRQSGTAVTVIARSPYVDYQISEFQGVHLRTVSAPKKKSLEAIIHSVFAAITTLTDGSDIVHVHAIGPGLVVPLLRLAGKKVVFTHHGPDYDRQKWGRMAKMVLKLGEKLAVKFASEVIVISDVINQLIQGKYGRDNAYLIPNGVHLPQALNKATCDSVLAQFGLTPQGYIVAVGRFVEEKGFHDLIQAYQLAGISKPLVLVGDADHPTPYSESLKQKAKDTQGVVLTGFLKGDALQAVFSQAGLYVMPSYHEGLPIALLEAMSFSLPAVVSDIPANLEVALESDVYFPVSDVASLAEKLRLKQHETRCSYHTYLEKYDWAAIAAQTMAVYNKIAGN